The proteins below come from a single Halostagnicola larsenii XH-48 genomic window:
- the mutL gene encoding DNA mismatch repair endonuclease MutL — protein MSEQNDTDDRGTAPDGREIDRTDHEIRELDEDTVARIAAGEVVERPASAVKELLENSLDADASRVDIAVEDGGTELIRVADDGRGMTESAVRAAVRQHTTSKIEGLEDLESGVATLGFRGEALHTIGSVSRLTVETRPRADGDGAGQDEAAGAGTKLVYEGGEVTAVEPAGCPEGTTVEVADLFYNTPARRKFLKTTATEFAHVNRVVTRYALANPDVAISLTHDSREVFATTGQGDLQEAILSVYGREVAKAMIPVEADGGELPVGPLESVTGLVSHPETNRSSRDYLATYVNGRAVTSDAIRQGIMGAYGTQLGSDRYPFVVLFLEVPGEAVDVNVHPRKREVRFDDDDAVRRAVDAAVESALLEHGLLRSSAPRGRSAPRETRIEPDGIDGLDSIDGRGGSAGAESDRSLEADAAGERAGEASGGEAARASNADSEPAVRSETGSEPTTNAETTPESPANAEAAADEPSTTARDADHPAPTSRAKGSSRTEDDAPQTGGTRTEDDSLTSGQTAERSERGASGSETASTADHTGSDTGHGADLEPARKFSGDTEQRTLAGDVATGEETAFDSLPNLRVLGQLRDTYLVCETADGLALIDQHAADERVNYERLQEAFADDSTAQALASPVELELTAAEAEAFEHYREALSRLGFYADRTDDRTVAVTTVPAVLEKTLEPSRLRDVLASFVSGDREAGSETVDALADDFLGDLACYPSITGNTSLTEGSVLELLEALDACENPYACPHGRPVIVRFDEGEIEDRFERDYPGHGG, from the coding sequence ATGAGTGAGCAGAACGATACTGACGACCGCGGGACGGCTCCCGACGGTCGCGAGATCGATCGCACCGATCACGAAATCCGCGAACTCGACGAGGACACCGTCGCGCGCATCGCCGCGGGCGAGGTCGTCGAGCGACCCGCCAGCGCCGTCAAGGAACTGCTCGAGAACAGCCTCGACGCCGACGCCTCGAGGGTCGACATCGCCGTCGAGGACGGCGGCACGGAGCTGATTCGGGTCGCCGACGACGGCCGCGGGATGACCGAATCGGCGGTCCGGGCGGCGGTCCGCCAGCACACGACTAGCAAGATCGAGGGACTCGAGGACTTAGAGTCCGGCGTCGCGACGCTCGGGTTCCGCGGCGAAGCGTTGCACACGATCGGGTCGGTGTCGCGCCTGACCGTCGAGACGCGGCCTCGAGCCGATGGCGACGGAGCCGGTCAGGACGAAGCGGCTGGGGCTGGCACGAAACTCGTCTACGAAGGCGGCGAGGTCACCGCCGTCGAGCCGGCGGGCTGTCCCGAGGGGACCACCGTCGAGGTGGCGGATCTGTTCTACAACACGCCCGCCCGCCGGAAGTTCCTGAAGACGACGGCGACGGAGTTCGCCCACGTCAACCGCGTCGTCACCCGCTACGCGCTGGCCAATCCCGACGTCGCCATCTCGCTGACCCACGACAGCCGCGAGGTGTTCGCGACGACGGGCCAGGGCGACCTGCAGGAGGCGATCCTCTCGGTGTACGGCCGCGAGGTCGCGAAGGCGATGATTCCCGTCGAGGCCGACGGCGGCGAACTCCCCGTCGGCCCGCTCGAGTCCGTGACGGGGCTCGTCTCCCACCCCGAGACGAACCGTTCGAGCCGGGACTACCTCGCGACGTACGTCAACGGCCGGGCGGTCACCTCCGACGCGATCCGGCAGGGGATCATGGGTGCCTACGGAACGCAACTCGGCAGCGACCGCTACCCCTTCGTCGTACTCTTTCTCGAGGTTCCGGGCGAGGCCGTCGACGTGAACGTCCACCCGCGCAAGCGCGAAGTCCGCTTCGACGATGACGACGCCGTTCGTCGGGCGGTCGACGCAGCCGTCGAATCGGCGCTGCTCGAGCACGGTTTGCTCCGCTCGAGCGCGCCGCGGGGCCGTTCCGCGCCGCGCGAAACCCGAATCGAGCCGGACGGGATCGACGGGCTGGATAGCATCGACGGGCGCGGGGGCTCCGCCGGAGCCGAATCGGATCGATCGCTCGAGGCTGACGCTGCCGGGGAGCGCGCGGGCGAAGCGAGCGGTGGCGAGGCGGCTCGAGCATCGAACGCGGACTCGGAACCGGCGGTGCGGTCGGAAACGGGGTCGGAGCCGACGACGAACGCGGAAACGACGCCGGAGTCGCCGGCGAACGCGGAAGCGGCTGCCGACGAACCGTCGACGACGGCGCGCGACGCCGACCACCCAGCGCCGACGAGTCGAGCGAAGGGGTCCTCAAGAACCGAGGACGACGCGCCGCAAACAGGTGGGACGCGAACGGAGGATGACTCGCTAACCAGCGGCCAGACAGCCGAGCGTTCCGAACGGGGCGCGTCAGGCTCCGAAACCGCATCCACAGCGGACCACACCGGGTCGGATACCGGGCACGGAGCCGACCTCGAGCCCGCTCGTAAGTTCTCGGGCGACACCGAACAGCGAACGCTCGCCGGCGATGTCGCGACCGGCGAGGAGACGGCGTTCGACTCCCTGCCCAACCTTCGGGTTCTCGGGCAGCTACGGGATACCTACCTCGTCTGTGAAACCGCCGACGGCCTCGCGTTGATCGACCAACACGCCGCGGACGAGCGCGTAAACTACGAACGGCTTCAGGAGGCCTTCGCCGACGATTCGACGGCGCAGGCGCTCGCCTCGCCGGTCGAACTCGAGCTCACGGCGGCCGAAGCCGAGGCGTTCGAACACTACCGCGAGGCGCTCTCGCGGCTCGGCTTCTACGCCGACCGGACCGACGACCGGACGGTGGCCGTGACGACCGTCCCCGCGGTGCTCGAGAAAACTCTCGAGCCGAGTCGACTGCGAGACGTGCTGGCGTCGTTCGTTTCGGGCGACCGCGAGGCCGGCTCCGAGACGGTCGATGCGCTGGCAGACGACTTTCTCGGCGATCTGGCGTGTTACCCCTCTATTACGGGCAACACGTCGCTGACGGAGGGGTCCGTCCTCGAGTTGCTCGAGGCGCTCGACGCCTGCGAGAATCCCTACGCCTGTCCGCACGGACGCCCGGTGATCGTCCGCTTCGACGAGGGCGAGATCGAAGACCGGTTCGAGCGGGATTATCCGGGCCACGGCGGTTGA
- a CDS encoding sodium-dependent transporter — protein sequence MAANEAKTAREEWGTRFGFLMAMVGGMVGAGNIWRFPYVMGDNGGGAFVLAFLVLLFLLAVPGLMAEVALGRYTNKGVIGAFRDVLGPGGMVGLGVVVLLVNIALMSYYAPLIGWTLYYAVHSLLFTFTSSGFEAEPFMNAFFANPALMIGLHTLVMASVAGILMLGIRRGVERIVVVAVPALVASLAVMTAYGLTLDGAADGLAFAFSIDWAYLTYSSTWIEALGQALFSTGLGWGIALTVGSYLREYDDVPLGGGVFTAIGESSVGILAALAIFPVVFSVGVEPDAGAGLAFVSLVQVFPEIPFGALVAILFFLGFFIATFTSGLLITEVSVTTVSEETRFNRTQTVLGVCGAIWLLGLPSAYSTEFLGFADFLFGSWGLPLATLSIILVIGWVMGPKRLRVLAVNRNAGIHISSWWDPVIKYVIPAVMLFIMSYYAVDEFGSPEMIGGMLVIVLFPLIGYGIMSVADRSAVEEETAEVPGGDD from the coding sequence ATGGCAGCGAACGAAGCGAAAACTGCTCGAGAGGAGTGGGGGACTCGATTCGGGTTCCTGATGGCCATGGTCGGCGGCATGGTCGGGGCCGGAAACATCTGGCGCTTTCCCTACGTGATGGGGGACAACGGCGGCGGGGCGTTCGTCCTGGCGTTTCTGGTACTGCTGTTTTTACTCGCCGTTCCCGGACTGATGGCGGAGGTCGCACTGGGTCGATACACGAACAAGGGCGTCATCGGAGCGTTTCGCGACGTGCTCGGCCCCGGCGGGATGGTCGGATTGGGCGTCGTCGTCCTGCTGGTCAACATCGCGTTGATGTCCTACTACGCGCCGCTGATCGGGTGGACGCTGTACTACGCGGTACACTCGTTGCTGTTTACGTTCACCTCGAGCGGGTTCGAAGCCGAGCCGTTCATGAACGCCTTCTTCGCCAATCCGGCGCTCATGATCGGGCTTCACACGCTCGTGATGGCGAGCGTTGCGGGTATCCTCATGCTGGGCATCCGTCGCGGTGTCGAACGCATCGTCGTCGTGGCCGTCCCGGCGCTCGTCGCGTCGCTCGCGGTCATGACCGCCTACGGGCTGACCCTCGATGGGGCGGCCGACGGGCTCGCCTTTGCCTTCAGCATCGACTGGGCGTATCTCACCTACAGCAGCACCTGGATCGAGGCGCTCGGACAGGCGCTATTCTCGACGGGGCTGGGCTGGGGGATCGCCCTGACCGTGGGTAGTTACCTCCGCGAGTACGACGACGTGCCCCTCGGGGGCGGCGTCTTCACCGCGATCGGCGAGTCGAGCGTCGGGATCCTCGCCGCGCTCGCGATTTTCCCGGTCGTCTTCTCGGTCGGCGTCGAACCAGACGCAGGCGCGGGACTCGCGTTCGTCTCGCTCGTGCAGGTGTTCCCCGAAATCCCCTTCGGAGCGCTCGTCGCCATCCTGTTTTTCCTCGGGTTTTTCATCGCGACGTTTACTTCGGGGCTGCTCATCACCGAAGTCAGCGTCACGACGGTCTCGGAGGAAACGCGATTCAACCGAACGCAGACCGTTCTCGGAGTCTGTGGGGCGATCTGGCTCCTCGGACTCCCGAGTGCGTACTCGACCGAATTCCTCGGCTTCGCCGACTTCCTGTTCGGCAGTTGGGGGCTCCCGCTGGCGACGCTCTCGATCATCCTCGTCATCGGCTGGGTGATGGGACCGAAGCGACTGCGCGTCCTCGCGGTCAACAGAAACGCCGGGATCCACATTAGCTCGTGGTGGGACCCCGTGATCAAGTACGTCATCCCTGCGGTCATGCTCTTCATCATGAGCTACTACGCCGTCGACGAGTTCGGATCGCCGGAGATGATCGGCGGCATGCTCGTCATCGTTCTGTTCCCGCTCATCGGCTACGGAATCATGTCCGTCGCCGACCGATCGGCAGTCGAGGAAGAAACCGCCGAGGTTCCCGGAGGTGACGACTGA
- a CDS encoding proline racemase family protein, which yields MHTETLIETLDTHTAGEPTRIITSGLDRSKLSGDSVAAKCRTFAQNQDWLRELVLCEPRGHDDMFGAVPVEPAANDADLGLFFMDTGGYLEMCGHGTIGAVTALLETNQLEARETITVETPAGLVRTHPTVDETGRVESVAIRNVESFVADALTVSLEGRDETRSVPVDIVFAGNAFALVDAGTLGRAIEPDNVEAFVEDGLEIRRAINDRLTVDHPFTGECHPVSLVEFYEEGANVDRNVVVFGDGQVDRSPCGTGTCAKMTLLHRNGALAVDEPYTYESIIGTRFTGQLLEAERRDGITVTTPEVRGSAHITGQHTFTKDPEDEITGLSLTGAADGIGTETL from the coding sequence ATGCACACCGAAACACTGATCGAAACGCTGGATACGCACACCGCAGGCGAGCCGACGCGGATCATCACGAGCGGACTGGATCGATCGAAGCTCTCCGGCGATTCCGTCGCAGCTAAGTGCCGCACCTTCGCGCAGAACCAGGACTGGCTCCGGGAACTCGTCCTCTGTGAGCCGCGGGGGCACGACGACATGTTCGGCGCGGTGCCGGTCGAACCCGCCGCGAACGACGCCGATCTCGGACTGTTTTTCATGGACACCGGCGGCTACCTCGAGATGTGCGGCCACGGAACCATCGGCGCGGTGACGGCGCTGCTCGAGACGAACCAACTCGAGGCCCGAGAGACGATCACCGTCGAGACGCCGGCCGGACTCGTCCGCACGCATCCGACGGTCGACGAAACCGGACGTGTCGAGTCCGTCGCGATCAGAAACGTCGAGTCGTTCGTCGCCGACGCGCTGACGGTTTCGCTCGAGGGCAGAGATGAGACGCGATCCGTTCCGGTCGATATCGTCTTCGCCGGAAACGCCTTCGCGCTCGTCGATGCCGGAACGCTCGGACGAGCGATCGAACCGGACAACGTCGAAGCGTTCGTCGAGGACGGCCTCGAGATCCGCCGAGCGATCAACGACCGCCTCACGGTCGACCACCCGTTCACGGGCGAGTGCCATCCGGTCTCGCTCGTCGAATTCTACGAGGAAGGGGCGAACGTAGATCGAAATGTCGTCGTCTTCGGCGACGGGCAGGTCGACCGCTCCCCCTGTGGCACGGGGACCTGTGCGAAAATGACGCTCTTGCACCGGAACGGCGCGCTCGCGGTCGACGAACCCTACACCTACGAGAGCATCATCGGAACCCGGTTTACGGGGCAGTTGCTCGAGGCCGAGCGACGCGACGGGATCACCGTCACGACGCCGGAGGTACGGGGATCAGCCCACATCACCGGCCAGCACACGTTCACGAAAGACCCAGAAGACGAGATTACGGGGCTTTCGCTGACGGGAGCGGCCGACGGGATCGGGACGGAAACGCTCTGA
- a CDS encoding CheR family methyltransferase, translating into MSTSDTIQPILEFVEEELSFATSYYNERYLDRRVSSRMRRTDSGSYAEYYSVLKRDEAEQEELLDALSINVTGFFRNPSVWEGIQTLLRKLTDEKSSVRIWSAACADGREPYSLSMLAHSDREIDESRISILATDISEDALETARGGVYQDLQTDDISSQLDFLGRPTQYITRRDDSVEVAETVREPVEFERHDLINGRSKSGFDMVVCRNILIYINDEHKTPIFETIRDSLVEDGYMVIGKSETIPIGMRQEFESVNAGDKTYQYPGGE; encoded by the coding sequence ATGAGTACATCAGATACTATTCAGCCGATTCTCGAGTTCGTCGAGGAGGAACTCTCCTTCGCGACGAGTTACTACAACGAACGCTACCTCGACCGACGCGTCTCGTCGCGGATGCGCCGAACTGACTCCGGATCGTACGCGGAGTACTATTCGGTGTTGAAACGCGACGAAGCCGAACAGGAGGAACTCCTCGACGCGCTGAGCATCAACGTCACCGGGTTCTTTCGGAACCCGAGCGTCTGGGAGGGGATTCAGACCCTCCTCCGGAAACTGACCGACGAAAAATCGTCGGTCCGCATCTGGAGTGCGGCGTGTGCGGACGGTCGCGAGCCCTACTCGCTGTCGATGCTCGCACACAGCGATCGCGAAATCGACGAATCTCGAATCAGCATCCTCGCGACCGATATCAGCGAAGACGCACTCGAGACGGCTCGTGGCGGTGTCTATCAGGATTTACAAACTGACGACATCTCGAGCCAACTGGACTTTCTCGGGCGACCGACCCAGTACATCACGAGACGGGACGACTCCGTCGAGGTCGCGGAGACGGTCCGCGAACCAGTCGAGTTCGAACGTCACGACCTGATCAACGGTCGATCGAAATCCGGCTTCGATATGGTCGTCTGTCGAAACATTCTCATCTACATCAACGACGAGCACAAGACGCCGATTTTCGAAACGATCCGGGACTCGCTCGTCGAGGACGGCTACATGGTCATCGGCAAATCCGAAACGATCCCGATCGGCATGCGCCAAGAGTTCGAGTCGGTGAACGCGGGCGATAAGACCTACCAGTATCCCGGCGGCGAGTAA
- a CDS encoding DUF7385 family protein encodes MERIDISAGFSIHDYRTKLKLLHDDGDTRTLENRAELGCPSCGRAFTRLFVTENATASFDAPPERPFCLARTEAKLLLLAH; translated from the coding sequence ATGGAACGGATCGATATCAGCGCGGGCTTTAGCATTCACGACTACCGAACGAAACTGAAACTCCTCCACGACGACGGAGACACGCGAACGCTCGAGAACCGGGCGGAACTTGGCTGTCCCTCGTGCGGACGGGCATTCACTCGGTTATTCGTCACCGAGAACGCGACAGCGTCGTTCGACGCGCCGCCCGAGCGGCCGTTCTGTCTCGCCCGAACCGAAGCGAAACTACTGTTGTTGGCACACTGA